The window AGCAGCAGACACTGACAAACTAGGCGGTTACTGACTTCGGCTCGTCAAGGTGACGCTGGATCGACGAGGGTCAGGCCGGTACCGGCTATGAAGCCGTCGAGGGTGTGGGGCCGATACTGGAGGCGCTTGAGCCGGTTGCGGACCAGCGTTTCGAGCCGGTCGAGGGCGACCACTGCGAGGTTGGCCAGGCTGCGTTTGACGTATGCCCATACCCATTCCACGGGGTTGAGATCGGGTGAGTAGGCGGGGAGCAGGAATACCGTCAGCCATTCGCGCTCGGCGATCAACTCACGCATGGCGTGGGAGACATGGGTGTTCAGGCGGTCCCAGACCAGCACGATCGGCGCCTTGACGAGCTGGTGGATGCCGTCGATCAGTGCGATGAAGTCGCGCTCGCCCATGCTGCGGCGTGCGCCTTTTCCAGCGGGGTGGGTACGCAGGCGATGGCACAGCCTGGTGCGGGAGCCGGGCCGCATGGCGATCAGTCCGGCCACGGACAGTCGGCCCGAGCGTCGTCCGCTCACCGTCACCTGCGGAGTCACTCCGCGTCGGCCCCAGGTGCGTCCCTTGGGCGGTCGGCGGGTGAACCCTGCCTCGTCCTCGAAGCAGATGTAGCCCCCGCAGGCCGCCCGGACTCTTTTACCTCGGCCCAGGTCGCCTCCTTCCACGCGGTCACGGCCTGCTCGTCGCGCTCGGCGACCCGCCGCGCGGGGACCTGCGGGCTGAAGCCGAGCCGGTGCATCAACCTGGTGGCACCCGAGACGCTGTAGGAGACGTGGAACTTCCTGCCGATCAGCGTGGCCACCCTCGCCGCGGTCCACACCTGGTCCTCCACCCAGCCATGCTCGGCCGGCCCCTGCTCGAGATACCCGGCCAGCTTCTCCAGACAGCGAGGGGACAGCCGGCATCGCGATCCACTCGGGTCATGGGAGGCCAGAGCCTCACGACCGCCAACCCGCCACAGTTGGCGCCACTGGTAGGCCGACTTCAGGCTCACCCGCAGGCGCTGTGCGACCTCCGACGGCTTGCTCTTCTGCTCGAACAGCTCGGCTGCCTGCATCCGTACTGTTTCCCGGCGCTGCCGCCCCCCAGCAGTCAGCCCACCCCCATCCGCATACCTCACAACACCACGGATACAGCCACCGCCCCAGACCCTTCAGGGACTTCAAGCAACTTCACCCTAACGAGCCGAAGTCAGTAACGGGGTCCGCAGCTACGTAGGCACTTCCTCGATGGCACTGGCACCCACACTCTGGCGGGCGGCATGCGGCGCTCGTCGCTCTTCAGCGTCGGGCCCGCGGGTCCTGCCCGATCACGTTGCGGAGCAGGACCCGCTGCTGGTCGGCAGCCAGTCAGGAAGCCTGTGTCCTACGGGTACGGGGGGAATGTGGTGCGCTCCGCGTATTTCCGTGGTGGCCTTCCAGGAGCACGACTTCACCTCAGTTCGACGGAGTACGAGGCGCCGGGGAAGTCCCATCCGTCGGTGCCTTCGCCGATGTCCTCGACGATGACGTCGTCGATGAAGTGGTCCTCGAACTGCTCGTCGGTGAGTTCGCCGGCGAGCCAGAGTTCCTCGATCGTGTCCCAGTTGCCCCGGCTGCCGTCGATGCGCAGGGGCGCGGCGTCCGCGGTGCCGCGTGTCCGTTCGTCGTCGCCGGTTTTGACGACGCCGCTGATCTCGTACTGGCCCCGCTTGATGTGGTCGGGGATCGGGTCGGCGGGGACGATGGCGACGTTCTCGTACGCGGTGTGGATGATGTCCAGGTAGCTGCGGCGAACGTTGTACTCGGAGTCGGACAGCCAGTTGACCTGAGTCTTGGTCGTCACATGGAGACCGGCGTCCGCCAGGGCCTGCTGCCCGCGGTGGGTCGCCGTGAGCTGGCTGAGCTGGGCGTGCCAGTGTTTGGCGTTGTACGACGACAGTCGGTGGCGGGGGGTGACCTGGGAGCGCAGGAGGTTGTTGAGTGCGGCGCCGAGGGAGTCGCCGTGGCCTGTGGGGCCTGCCATCAGTCGTCACCTTCGGGGATGATCTCGCCGGGCTTAACGAACTTGGCCTTCACTTCGCCGAAGCCGGTCCCGATCCGGTACGTGGCGGGCGCGGTGCCGTCGGGCGTCCAGAAGACGGCTGCGTCGACGTTGCGTAGTGCGAGGAGCTGGTGGCCTTGCTGGACGGCCCTGAAGGCCACCGACCAGTGGCGGACAGATGCTTCGGCGACCATGCTCATGCGCCAGTCCGGCCGCCAGAACGGGGACCGCTGTGCGGGGCGCTTGGGCCACAAAAGGCGCAGCGCGATGGACAGTCGGGTCTTGTACGCCTTGTAGGGGTCGCCGCCGACCTGGACGAGCTCGGTCCGTGCCTTGCGGGTGGCCTCGTAGAAGGGCTTGAAGAGGGACTCGTTGTACTTCCCGGTCCAGGAGTCGTGAATGGCCGGCATGGCGGCGAGGTGCTTCTCCCGGACGAGTTTCTCCAGTTGCTTGATGTGTGGGGTGGTGACCCATACCCGGCCGTTCTCGTCGGGACGGTCGATGATCCGCCCCAGGGGGTGCGGCATGTCGGTGCGGGTCCATGCCGGGATGTCGATGAGGTAGATGCCGGCTCCGGCCTTGTCGTAGGCGTCGAGGGGGCCGGTGTGCAGGAGCTTGTTCGGGGCGAGGGGAACGGCCGAACAGGCGGAGGGGAAGCTGCCGTTGCGGTCGATCAGGCACAGCACGCCCTCTCCGAAGGAGTCGGGCACGTCGAGCTGGTCGCGCCGGACGCGCTTTCCGTTCGCCCGGATGTGGGGAACACGGGTGGCGGTGACGTCGGGGTGGACCCAGCGGGGCTCGCCGTCCATGTGCTCGCTGATCAGAGTCCACGGGGGGCTGTCGCGGGCCTCGGTGCGGATGACGGGGAGCGGGTGCATCTTCGAGCGGCCGACCGAGTCCTTGA is drawn from Streptomyces bottropensis ATCC 25435 and contains these coding sequences:
- a CDS encoding IS630 family transposase (programmed frameshift) — protein: MRYADGGGLTAGGRQRRETVRMQAAELFEQKSKPSEVAQRLRVSLKSAYQWRQLWRVGGREALASHDPSGSRCRLSPRCLEKLAGYLEQGPAEHGWVEDQVWTAARVATLIGRKFHVSYSVSGATRLMHRLGFSPQVPARRVAERDEQAVTAWKEATWAEVKESGRPGGGYICFEDEAGFTRRPPKGRTWGRRGVTPQVTVSGRRSGRLSVAGLIAMRPGSRTRLCHRLRTHPAGKGARRSMGERDFIALIDGIHQLVKAPIVLVWDRLNTHVSHAMRELIAEREWLTVFLLPAYSPDLNPVEWVWAYVKRSLANLAVVALDRLETLVRNRLKRLQYRPHTLDGFIAGTGLTLVDPASP